In one window of Photobacterium leiognathi DNA:
- a CDS encoding IS4 family transposase: MLSHWLIDVDAFAAPESLSLFQRDLPLEWIQQALDETNKASIRRRKLPAELVVWLIVGIGLYRNRSITDVLNKLDLQLSRSQGDSIAPSAIPQARKRLTAQPLKALFSLTAKYWTKAEDSGDTWKGLRLFSVDGTQFRSHDTPELASHFQYVKHGKIQHTEYPIVRLCALCSLRSRLIHNVAFGPSNIGEENYAKQLISSITPDSLTIFDRCYLGAELMINWQRQHDSSHWMTPIKSNTRYTVIKQLDEAGRDLIVEMDVSKYARAKDPSLPEKWQARLVLYPEKTQKYHIQGLLTSLVGEHYSYQALLDVYFERWEIENSYGEIKHDMLEDEILLRSQSVEGIEQEIWGILIAYNLVRLEISRIAAEANVSPLRISFMMALRDIQDELMWCAIASPGSIPQKLRAMRKQVKRYILPERKKRPKQRAVRINKTRYPVRSKHLK; encoded by the coding sequence ATGTTGTCACATTGGCTCATTGATGTAGATGCGTTTGCAGCACCAGAATCACTCTCATTATTTCAAAGAGACTTACCTCTTGAGTGGATTCAACAAGCATTAGATGAAACCAATAAGGCCAGTATACGCAGACGAAAATTACCTGCGGAATTGGTTGTTTGGTTAATCGTTGGAATTGGCCTATATCGTAATAGATCGATAACCGATGTCTTGAATAAACTTGATTTGCAATTATCGCGATCACAAGGTGATTCTATTGCACCAAGTGCTATCCCTCAGGCGCGAAAACGATTGACAGCACAGCCTCTAAAAGCACTTTTCTCACTCACTGCCAAATATTGGACGAAAGCCGAAGATAGCGGAGACACATGGAAAGGCTTACGCCTTTTCTCTGTCGATGGAACTCAATTTAGAAGTCATGATACTCCAGAATTAGCGAGTCACTTTCAGTATGTCAAACACGGTAAGATACAGCATACAGAATACCCTATCGTCAGGTTATGTGCTTTATGCTCCCTTCGTAGTCGATTAATACACAACGTAGCATTTGGTCCCAGCAATATTGGTGAAGAGAACTATGCTAAACAGCTTATATCCTCAATAACGCCAGATTCTTTAACTATTTTTGACCGATGTTATCTTGGCGCCGAGTTGATGATTAATTGGCAACGTCAGCATGATTCGAGTCATTGGATGACTCCAATTAAATCAAATACGCGATATACCGTCATTAAGCAGCTTGATGAAGCAGGACGAGATTTGATTGTAGAAATGGATGTATCCAAATATGCAAGAGCTAAAGACCCAAGCCTTCCTGAAAAATGGCAAGCTCGATTAGTGCTTTATCCAGAAAAAACTCAAAAATATCATATCCAAGGGCTTCTTACTTCCTTAGTTGGTGAGCATTATAGCTATCAAGCTTTGCTTGATGTTTATTTCGAACGTTGGGAGATAGAAAACAGTTATGGTGAAATAAAACATGACATGCTTGAAGATGAAATATTATTGCGTAGTCAATCAGTAGAAGGTATTGAGCAAGAAATATGGGGAATATTGATAGCTTATAATCTTGTTCGCTTAGAAATAAGTAGAATAGCGGCAGAAGCGAATGTTTCACCATTACGGATAAGTTTTATGATGGCGTTAAGAGATATTCAAGATGAATTAATGTGGTGTGCCATCGCTTCGCCAGGTTCAATTCCTCAAAAACTGAGAGCAATGAGAAAACAAGTAAAGCGTTACATATTACCTGAAAGAAAAAAACGGCCCAAGCAGAGAGCCGTTCGTATCAATAAAACTCGTTATCCAGTTCGTTCCAAACACCTTAAGTGA
- a CDS encoding MGMT family protein, whose product MDDFCHQIYSQVHQIPVGKISTYGDIAKFAGFPGYARQVGRLLSNLPQDSRLPWHRVINSQGKISLVDDGKARQMEALRNEGILISEQGKINLKHYRWD is encoded by the coding sequence ATGGACGATTTTTGTCACCAAATCTATAGCCAAGTGCATCAAATACCCGTTGGAAAAATATCAACTTATGGTGATATTGCAAAATTTGCAGGCTTTCCTGGTTATGCTCGACAAGTTGGTCGATTGCTGTCTAACCTTCCACAAGATTCAAGGTTACCCTGGCATAGAGTGATCAATAGCCAAGGTAAAATCTCGTTAGTAGACGATGGAAAAGCAAGGCAAATGGAAGCTCTTCGTAATGAAGGTATTTTGATTTCAGAGCAAGGAAAAATTAACTTAAAACACTACCGCTGGGATTAA